The nucleotide sequence ATATTAGTGCTTATGCTGCCGGAACTGTATTACCTGCAACTGAAATTGATAATGGCAATCTGCCGCTTTATTTCACTTCAAACACGATAAATGTCGGAGATAGTGTTTATAACAGAATTTATGGAAAGACTTATGTTGAAAACCCTCATGTAGCACTTTCTGATCTCAGATATTTAAAAATGCTTCATTATAATTTTGATGGAAATGTTCAAGTTGGGGAGATGATAGTAAATAAGGAGATCGCCGATAGTACACTTTCTGTATTTAAGTCTTTATTTAGTTCAAAATATCAGATCAGACAGATGCATCTTGCAGATGATTTCTGGTATATAGACAGTCTGACAACAGATGATGTGTGCATGCTGGTTGATAACACTTCATGCTTTAATTACAGGGTAGTTCAGGGAACAAGCAAAGTTTCCAACCATGCCAAGGGTCTTGCTATAGATATAAATCCTCATGAAAATCCCTATGCGAAGGCTGTTGGTGATGGTACATATTCAATCATTAAGCCACAGCTTTATGCAGAAGGTTATATGACTGACAGAGAATCAAAGGCTCACGCAATCACTACAAATGATCTCGCTTATCAGTTGTTTACAACTAATGGTTTTACCTGGGGTGGAAGTTGGACATCAGTTAAGGATTATCAGCATTTTGAAAGGTAATTAAAATATGGGGAGAGATGGGAGCAGATCAAAAAAGAAAAAAGTTGTCAAAGTGCCTGTTGTTATGCAGATGGAAGCGACAGAATGCGGAGCAGCATGCCTTGACATGGTATTTGCATATTACGGTAAATGGATTCCATTAGAGGAAATGCGTGTAAAATGCGGAGTTTCCAGAAATGGATCCAATGCTAAAAATTTACTTCTTGCTGCCAGAAAAGAAAACTTTACAGCAAAAGGTTATCGATTTGAACCGGATGAATTACAAGAATATGGAACATTTCCATGTATTGTATTCTGGGAATTTAACCATTTTGTTGTTGTTTGTGGTTTTAAGGGTAATTATGTCTATATTAACGACCCGGCCAGAGGAAATATAAAGATAAGTAGGGAAAGCTTTGATGAAGGCTTTACCGGCGTAACTTTAATGTTTGAGCCAACAGAAGATTTCGTACCTTCGGGCTCCAAAAAAAGTGTTCTTAAATTTGCTTTAAGTCGTCTTTCAGGAACTAAAGAAGCTATCGCTATAACAGCTATTTGTTCCATCTGTGCTTCAATATTTACAATAATCTTCCAGGCCTATGCAAGATTTTTTACAGATAATCTTCTTACTGGGTTGAATACAGGGTATTTATTACCGTTTATCATTTCAATAAGCGTTTTTTCAATTTTAAATATTATTTTAGAATGGATAAATGCTATCTGCAGTTATCGTATTGAAGGTAAATTTGCAACTATAGGCGCATCTGCATATATTTGGAAAGTGCTTCATCTTCCAATGGATTTCTTTAATCAGCGTCTTGCAGGAGATATTCAGCAAAGAAAAAATACAAATGAATCTATTGCCGGCACGCTCATTAATACATTGTCACCTTTAGTACTTGATTCTATAATGATGCTGATCTATTTAGTAGTTATGATACGCTATAACATTATCCTGACTTTGATCGGCATAATTTCAGTTTGCATAAATATTTTTGTCGCTGCATATATTTCCCAAAAAAGAGTTAATATAACCAGAGTATTGATGAGGGACAACGGCAAACTTTATTCAGCAACTGTAAGCGGTGTTGAAATGATCGAATCAATTAAAGCCAGTGGCTCCGAAAATGGTTATTTTGAGCGTTGGTCCGGTTATCAGGCATCTGTTAATAATCAGAATGTAAAGGTTCTTAATATTTCACAAACTATAGGTATTCTGCCGTCGCTGATTTCGACTTTATCCAGTTCCGCTATACTATTTATTGGCGTTTATATGACTATGCACGGTGAATTTACGGTTGGTATGATTCTTGCTTTTCAAGGCTTTTTGTCATCGTTTACGGCTCCTGTAAGCAATCTTTTGTCAGCAGGACAGCTTATCCAGGAAATGAGAACTTCCATGGAAAGAATAGAAGATGTTGTTGAATATAAGAATGATCCGGTTTTTGAAAATGAGCGATCAATTGATGAGAACAACAACTATGAAAAATTATCCGGTAATATAGAAATCAAAAATTTAACATTTGGCTATTCGATTTTGGAAGAACCCTTAATAAGTGATTTTAATCTTACCTTAAAGCAGGGACAAAGTATTGCATTTGTTGGTGCTACAGGTTGTGGCAAATCCACTCTCAGCAAGCTCATATCAGGATTATATAAGCCCTGGGGTGGAGAAATTCTTTTTGATGGTAAAAATATCAACGAAATAGACCGTAATGTGTTTACCGGCTCTGTTGCTGTAGTAGATCAGAATATAATTTTATTTGAAGATACTATCGCTAATAATATAAGAATGTGGGACAGTTCAATAGAAGACTTTGAAGTGATACTTGCCGCGAGAGATGCACAGATCCATGAAACAATCGTAAGCAGACGAGACGGATATGACAGTATGCTTAAAGAAGATGGAAGTAATTTATCCGGCGGTGAACGACAGAGACTGGAAATAGCGAGAGTTCTGGCTCAGGATCCTACTATTATGATAATGGATGAGGCAACAAGTGCCCTGGATGCTGATACAGAGAAATCTGTTGTAAATGCTGTAAGAGACCGCGGCATTACAACTATAGTTATCGCACACAGGCTTTCTACTGTT is from Lachnospiraceae bacterium C1.1 and encodes:
- a CDS encoding M15 family metallopeptidase translates to MKNYLKAILFMSLFLSTVICFKSTGYAMVSDISAYAAGTVLPATEIDNGNLPLYFTSNTINVGDSVYNRIYGKTYVENPHVALSDLRYLKMLHYNFDGNVQVGEMIVNKEIADSTLSVFKSLFSSKYQIRQMHLADDFWYIDSLTTDDVCMLVDNTSCFNYRVVQGTSKVSNHAKGLAIDINPHENPYAKAVGDGTYSIIKPQLYAEGYMTDRESKAHAITTNDLAYQLFTTNGFTWGGSWTSVKDYQHFER
- a CDS encoding NHLP family bacteriocin export ABC transporter peptidase/permease/ATPase subunit, whose amino-acid sequence is MGRDGSRSKKKKVVKVPVVMQMEATECGAACLDMVFAYYGKWIPLEEMRVKCGVSRNGSNAKNLLLAARKENFTAKGYRFEPDELQEYGTFPCIVFWEFNHFVVVCGFKGNYVYINDPARGNIKISRESFDEGFTGVTLMFEPTEDFVPSGSKKSVLKFALSRLSGTKEAIAITAICSICASIFTIIFQAYARFFTDNLLTGLNTGYLLPFIISISVFSILNIILEWINAICSYRIEGKFATIGASAYIWKVLHLPMDFFNQRLAGDIQQRKNTNESIAGTLINTLSPLVLDSIMMLIYLVVMIRYNIILTLIGIISVCINIFVAAYISQKRVNITRVLMRDNGKLYSATVSGVEMIESIKASGSENGYFERWSGYQASVNNQNVKVLNISQTIGILPSLISTLSSSAILFIGVYMTMHGEFTVGMILAFQGFLSSFTAPVSNLLSAGQLIQEMRTSMERIEDVVEYKNDPVFENERSIDENNNYEKLSGNIEIKNLTFGYSILEEPLISDFNLTLKQGQSIAFVGATGCGKSTLSKLISGLYKPWGGEILFDGKNINEIDRNVFTGSVAVVDQNIILFEDTIANNIRMWDSSIEDFEVILAARDAQIHETIVSRRDGYDSMLKEDGSNLSGGERQRLEIARVLAQDPTIMIMDEATSALDADTEKSVVNAVRDRGITTIVIAHRLSTVRNCDEIIVLDKGKVIERGTHDELMSAGGKYCELVSSE